A stretch of the Eulemur rufifrons isolate Redbay chromosome 20, OSU_ERuf_1, whole genome shotgun sequence genome encodes the following:
- the ZBTB49 gene encoding zinc finger and BTB domain-containing protein 49 — protein sequence MDPVATHSCHLLQQLHEQRIQGLLCDCMLVVKGVCFKAHKNVLAAFSQYFRSLFQNSSSQKNDVFHLDIKNVSGIGQILDFMYTSHLDLNQDNIQVMLDTAQCLQVQNVLNLCHTFLKSATVEQPPGMPCNSTFSLQSTVTPDATCVVNENYPSHLLQECSADVQHNKVLGESNSHAPPLVNLHHSTSDIAKQAPDTLDGSCAELPFKQPNYYHKLRNFYSKQYYKDAACPSHERVVEQPLTLSSATDLGAEETRPCAAGRSQCILESSERLPSNFLAPPLSDSAPDPESDNMYPQPTKQMRLKKAIHLKKLNFLKSQKSAAQTSEPKLDDGLTKRVESAGEKTTEKASSQHTAEKESEELTSCGNFNCISEMERPEDPAALEDQCQTLQSQRQYACELCGKPFKHPSNLELHKRSHTGEKPFECNICGKHFSQAGNLQTHLRRHSGEKPYICEICGKRFAASGDVQRHIIIHSGEKPHLCDICGRGFSNFSNLKEHKKTHTADKVFTCDECGKSFNMQRKLVKHRVRHTGERPYSCSACGKCFGGSGDLRRHLRTHTGEKPYACDVCSKCFTRSAVLRRHTKVHCRAGAAGPGFSRAIEASDLERSQSSDSFSQDTSVTLMPVSVKVPVNPVENSVTEFDSHSASPYCKLQSMIEPHAVGDQEKLGLDPGKLAKPQLQQTQHQADAFADVDTSASAGPLQPDGMSMVRSSLAALDNHCSDPLGGRAPSTAYRNSEGQFFSSMTLWGLAMKTLQNENELDQ from the exons ATGGACCCTGTTGCCACCCACAGCTGCCATCTCCTCCAGCAACTGCACGAGCAGCGTATTCAGGGCCTACTTTGTGACTGTATGTTGGTGGTGAAAGGAGTCTGCTTCAAAGCACATAAAAATGTTCTGGCGGCGTTCAGCCAGTATTTTAG GAGCCTCTTTCAGAATTCTTCAAGCCAGAAGAATGATGTTTTTCACTTGGATATTAAAAATGTCAGCGGCATAGGGCAGATCCTGGACTTCATGTACACTTCTCATTTAGATCTCAACCAGGACAATATACAAGTAATGCTGGACACAGCACAGTGTTTGCAAGTTCAAAATGTCCTGAATCTGTGCCACACGTTTTTAAAATCAGCTACTGTAGAACAGCCTCCTGGCATGCCTTGTAATAGTACATTCTCCCTGCAAAGCACTGTCACCCCTGATGCTACTTGTGTTGTGAATGAAAACTACCCTTCTCATTTACTGCAAGAGTGTTCTGCAGATGTCCAGCATAATAAAGTTTTAGGTGAATCAAATTCTCATGCTCCACCATTAGTTAATCTTCATCATTCCACAAGTGACATAGCCAAACAAGCCCCTGACACTTTAGATGGCAGCTGTGCAGAACTGCCTTTCAAACAGCCAAATTACTATCACAAACTCAGAAACTTTTACAGTAAGCAGTACTATAAGGACGCTGCTTGTCCCAGTCACGAGCGAGTTGTGGAGCAGCCTTTGACTTTGAGTTCCGCCACAGACCTTGGTGCAGAAGAAACCCGGCCGTGTGCTGCCGGCCGTTCCCAGTGCATCCTGGAGTCTTCGGAGCGCTTGCCTTCCAACTTCCTGGCCCCGCCTTTGAGTGACTCTGCCCCAGACCCGGAATCAGACAACATGTATCCACAACCTACCAAACAGATGAGGCTCAAAAAGGCCATTCACCTGAAGAAACTAAATTTCCTAAAGTCACAGAAATCAGCAGCGCAAACATCAGAACCCAAGTTGGATGATGGCTTAACAAAGAGGGTGGAATCCGCTGGTGAAAAGACCACAGAGAAAGCTAGCAGCCAACATACTGCCGAAAAGGAAAGCGAAGAACTCACAAGCTGTGGGAATTTTAATTGCATTAGTGAAATGGAGAGACCTGAGGACCCTGCAGCACTGGAAGACCAGTGCCAGACACTTCAGTCACAGAGACAATATGCGTGTGAATTGTGTGGGAAGCCCTTTAAACACCCAAGCAATTTGGAGCTTCACAAACGGTCTCATACAG gtgaGAAACCTTTTGAATGTAACATTTGTGGGAAACATTTCTCTCAG GCAGGTAACTTGCAGACTCACTTACGTCGGCATTCTGGTGAAAAACCGTACATCTGTGAAATCTGTGGAAAGAG GTTTGCAGCCTCTGGCGACGTCCAACGTCACATTATTATTCACTCAGGAGAAAAACCACACTTGTGTGACATCTGTGGCCGAG GGTTTAGTAACTTCAGTAATTTGAAGGAGCACAAAAAGACACACACGGCTGATAAAGTCTTCACCTGTGATGAATGTGGAAAGTCTTTTAATATGCAAAGGAAGTTAGTAAAACATAGAGTGCGGCACACGGGTGAGCGGCCTTATAGCTGTTCTGCCTGTG gaaaaTGCTTTGGGGGATCAGGTGACCTGCGCAGGCACCTCCGCACTCACACTGGCGAGAAGCCGTACGCGTGTGACGTCTGCAGCAAGTGCTTCACCCGCTCCGCCGTGCTGCGGCGGCACACGAAGGTGCACTGTCGGGCTGGCGCCGCGGGCCCGGGGTTCAGTCGAGCCATTGAGGCCTCCGACCTCGAGAGATCTCAGAGCTCAGACTCTTTTTCCCAGGACACGTCCGTGACGTTGATGCCAGTGTCAGTTAAAGTCCCCGTCAACCCAGTGGAAAATTCTGTGACAGAATTTGATAGCCACTCTGCCAGCCCCTATTGTAAGTTACAGTCCATGATTGAACCTCATGCGGTTGGTGACCAGGAGAAACTAGGCTTGGACCCTGGTAAACTGGCCAAGCCCCAGCTGCAGCAGACGCAGCACCAGGCGGACGCGTTCGCAGACGTGGACACCTCAGCCAGCGCCGGGCCGCTGCAGCCAGACGGCATGTCCATGGTTCGCTCGTCTCTGGCTGCCTTGGACAACCACTGCAGTGACCCCCTGGGCGGTCGTGCGCCTTCCACAGCATACAGGAACTCGGAGGGACAGTTCTTCTCCAGCATGACTCTCTGGGGGCTAGCGATGAAGACGCTGCAGAATGAAAATGAGTTGGACCAGTGA